From the Bos javanicus breed banteng chromosome 7, ARS-OSU_banteng_1.0, whole genome shotgun sequence genome, the window CCCTGGCCGAACTCAAGAGGCGGTGGGAGGACTGTTCATCCAGGCTCACCGAAGCTTCGGTGTCGCCTCCAGCCAGCCGCCGGTAGCATCCAGGCCTCCGAGCAGCGGGCTGGGACCTGCAGAGACCCGAGGCAATCAAGTTCCCCGAAGGGCCGCTCCCCGAGCCCTGGGCCCTCGGCGCCTCCTTCAGGACCCCGTGAGCACCCTGGGGTCGCAGAGCGCCCAGCCCCACCCGGCCCCAACGTCCGCCCGCGCGAACCTTTACCTGCACTCACACCCTTGTTGCGACCGCCTCGTTCACCCGGGAGACAGTGACTTCCGGCTTTCGGCGGAAGCGGAAATCTCTTACCTCCCCCGCCTTCTCGTCCTCCCGAGGCTGGGACTGCCCAGCGAGGAAGCCCCGCCTCCTCCAGCATCTTCTCTGTGCGCACGCGTACTCCCATTTCGGGCCCGGCAGCAGGAACGCAGTGTGCCTGCACAAGGGCCTGACCATACTTGGTAGTTAGAGCCGGCGCTTGTGGGCACAACTTTGGTACGCTCCCGCACTGGCAGTTACCGCGTTTCCGGAGAGGTGGACCTGGCCATAGTAGCCCTGGAAAGCCAGCTTCGCCCTTGGCTGCAGCATCTTCACTTATCTTTTCTCCCAGTTCAAGCCCCAGCCCTTTGCAACTCACATGGGCCTCCCAGACGTCAGCCACATACATATATCCCAGTGCTGAGAACATGCACAGAACTGTATGGCTGAATCAGAGTGTGAGAGAAGCTTGTAAGAAGCTCCTGTCAAACTTGAACAAGAACCTGTGGATCTTATTCTAACTTAGATTCTGGCTCACTAGGTCAGGAGTGGGACCTGGAAGTCAGCCTTTCTAACTAACTCCCTGGTGATGTCCTGTCTTGGTCAATTTTGAGTGTGGAAGCTATAATACATGAGATTGGACAGGCAGtaagggtgaggggaggggaaaaCTAAGCTCCACAATTCCCACAACGTAGTGAAGAGGCTGccgctacttagcagcagcagcagcagcagcagtgaagaggcTGGACAGAGCTGAGGAAGGATCAGGCGGAatgaattgaaagagtagcattgacatatatgtgCTGCTGTGTGTAAGACAGCTAGTGGAAAGGTGCTGTGTAACACAGCCCGTACTCTGACCAtccagaggggtaggatggggggaagtgggaggaaggctcaagagcgaggggacatatgcatacttaacggctgattcatgttgtacagcagacaccaatacaacattgtgaagcaattatcctctaataaaaataaaaaagaaacataaaggaTCAGTTGCTACACTGTTCAGCTCAGCAGAGGGGAGTGTGTAGATTTCAGAGCATATGATGGTGAAGAAGGTTGCCCAACTAGTCTGGGAGGTTAGAGAAGGCTTGCCCGGGAGGCTGCTGCTCAGGATGAAATCCAGAAGCTGAGTAGAAGTTACACAGAAGTAGAACCTAAGAggggagacttccttggtggcacagtggttaagaatccaccttccactgcagggtaccagggtttaatccctggttagggaactaagcaagcggagaaggcagtggcaccccactccagtactcttgcctggaaaatcccatggatggaggagcctggtaggctgcagtccacggggtcgccaagagtcagacacgactgagcgacttcactttcacttttcactttcatgcattggagaaggaaatggcaacccactccagtgttcttgcctggagaatcccagggactggggagcctagtgggctgccgtctatggggtcgcacagagttggacacgactgaagtgacttagcagcagcagcagtaggaaactaagatcccacatactactGGGCAGCTAAGctggtgctctgcaactagagagccccCAAGctacaacaaaaacccagcacagtcaaaataattagaaaaagaagagggagtgaaggagagaggaaaatcaAGGTTGGAAACCCTGGGTGCTGCCTCTTACTCAGAAGAGGAAAGGCTTGAGAGAACTGATTTGGAGGAGAGGTCAAGGGTTGTGTTTGGCTGTGACAGGTTTGAGAGAAGCAAGAGAGGGTATGGAAAAGCCTTTGGAAGGGATATTAGGGGCTCAGAAGAAGAAGTTGGATGTGATTTTGAGAGTCATCTACATATGGAGATGATTTAAAGCCTTGGGCCAGAGGAGGTCACTTGGGGTTTCAGGGGTAAAGGGCAAAGTGCAGCAAAAGAAGGCTAGAAGGAGACCagggggtgcttccctggtgactcagtgggaaagaatctgcctgccaatgcaggatttgatccctgatctggaaacaTCCCATATaccacagagcaacaaagcccatgcaccacaactattgagcctgttttctagagcccagaagccacaactactaagcccacgtgctgtaagtactgaagcccacctgtcttagagcctgtgctctacaacaacagaagccactgtaatgaaaagcctgcacac encodes:
- the ELOF1 gene encoding transcription elongation factor 1 homolog isoform X2, translated to MFSALGYMYVADVWEAHVSCKGLGLELGEKISEDAAAKGEAGFPGLLWPGPPLRKRGNCQCGSVPKLCPQAPALTTKYGQALVQAHCVPAAGPEMGVRVRTEKMLEEAGLPRWAVPASGGREGGGGKRFPLPPKAGSHCLPGERGGRNKGVSAVLSDPMDCNTPGFFVHGFS